A stretch of the Leishmania donovani BPK282A1 complete genome, chromosome 21 genome encodes the following:
- a CDS encoding mitochondrial structure specific endonuclease I (SSE-1), putative, with amino-acid sequence MPAREKAIVLIDGPALVHRWYHRWSYTAERYGTSIDVKQFAIKNARFMIATAHSFDPAHMAQHLLSPQTEYTHTPKHNRIIVCFDHGDGGRRQIYADYKANRLEKTVTPEFRLIERVAKKVFADEPRESLLVVPDCDAGLTNLNAEADDMIATLAFFNQQSRRPTVVMSHDYDLYQLVDEAKKSYHYDIRTKHLVSERGVIERVGVPPKLVRDFKSLAGDSSDNIPGVNGIGKVRARNLLKKYGNLDGILFKGIKKETGHLGELLNEGAKMALISRQLVDFRMCPKVIKVCESFMRM; translated from the coding sequence ATGCCCGCACGAGAGAAGGCCATTGTTCTCATCGACGGGCCAGCCTTGGTTCACCGGTGGTACCACCGGTGGAGCTACACAGCTGAGAGGTACGGCACGTCTATCGATGTGAAGCAGTTCGCCATCAAGAACGCTCGCTTCATGATCGCAACGGCCCATAGCTTTGATCCGGCACACATGGCGCAGCATCTCCTATCTCCGCAGACAgagtacacgcacacaccgaaGCACAACAGAATCATCGTCTGCTTTGACCATGGCGACGGAGGCCGGCGCCAGATCTACGCCGACTACAAGGCGAATAGGCTGGAGAAGACCGTCACACCTGAGTTTCGGTTGATTGAGAGAGTGGCGAAGAAGGTGTTCGCTGACGAGCCGCGAGAGTCGCTTCTTGTAGTCCCAGACTGCGACGCGGGGCTGACGAACCTCAACGCGGAGGCCGACGACATGATCGCCACCCTTGCTTTTTTCAACCAGCAGAGCAGAAGGCCCACGGTCGTGATGTCGCACGACTACGACCTGTACCAGCTTGTTGacgaggcgaagaagagctACCATTACGATATCCGCACAAAGCATCTCGTATCGGAGAGGGGCGTGATTGAGCGCGTCGGGGTGCCCCCCAAACTGGTGCGCGACTTCAAGTCATTGGCAGGTGATTCTTCCGACAACATTCCCGGCGTCAATGGCATCGGcaaggtgcgcgcgcgaaACCTCTTGAAGAAGTACGGGAACTTGGATGGCATCCTTTTCAAAGGCATCAAGAAGGAGACCGGTCACCTTGGCGAGCTACTCAACGAGGGAGCCAAGATGGCGTTGATTTCGCGTCAGCTGGTAGACTTCCGCATGTGCCCTAAGGTGATCAAAGTGTGCGAGTCGTTTATGAGAATGTGA